The DNA sequence GTCTGGACAAGTACCATGTGGCTTACGGTCCTAATAGTCCAGGGTCTAACTTTTGCTGTCTGATAGCTTTCTTGTGTTTTCTAACTGTCTTAATAACAAAAGCATTAAATCCTGTAGCTATCACTCTGCTTTCTGGTCACCTGAAATCACGCAAGGGGTGACTCAAAAATAGGAAATGCTCTTTACATTTAAGGATAGTTCTAGGTCTTCACATTTACCATTTCTACTTACATCTTAGTAGTCAGAGCTAGCAGCCAGTAGAGATGGTGGGAAAAAACCATTTTTACCTAAAAACAGTATGCCCAGATAAAACTGGAATTCTTCTACAAAAGAAGGGATAAATGGATATGAGTATTGACTCAATAAATGACTGCTACATGTCTCTGAAATATGCTCTGTTACAAAAGAGAGAATTTCGTGATCAAATAAGGCTCAGAAATGCTAGGGTAAATCCTAGATTTAAGAGAGTTTCTTTTATATGTGGCTTCTCAAAGACTTCTATGGCATATTGTGAAACTCCCATGAGTGGGATACACAGTGTAAAGTTCCCACGTATATTTCACCACAGAACTCTTGACTCGCCGAGCATTTCTTGAGATTAATGGTCCAGAGACTATACTTTGAGGATATACTGCTGTAAATGATTGAATATGGGATGCATAATTTCTATCTGTTCACAGCTGCCAAGGCACTGACTGAACAAAGCATTGGAATTCCTCTGACTTACttaacttgattttattttctatgtgAAGCAGGGATATGGTGAAGCATATATAATGAGCCTAGCTCTGGAGTAATTCACAAACAGAAAGGATTATAGAAACACCAAGTAATTGGCCATTAAAGAGGAAAGTCTTAAATTTCTGCCAAAAAATATACTGAGCCATTTTAAGGGAGATAATTCAGCACTTTTTAATAACGTTATTAAAGAAGAAGGTGCTTTTGAGTAGCATATTAATAATAGTTACCACTGTTTGAACACATGTAGAGTTCTGTTTTATACTTTAGCTACCTACATTGGACAATGGACACTCCTGTAGCCTTGGACCAAACACTTCAAGTACTCATTCAAATTCCCTTTGGCCAATTGTATGTGCGCTTTAGTTTGATTTAATCTAATTTCTTTGTGCTTTTGGGTTCATATCCAAAAGATTACTGTCCAAGCCAATACCATGGAACTATTTCCTTATGTTTTCTTTGAAGAATTTGACTTTCCATATTTGTTTGagtttttaatccatttggattGATTTACAAATGCTCTAAGGATCAAAACTCATCCTTTTGTGTGCAGATAACCAGTTATCATAATACTAATTGAACAAGCTGCACTTTCTCTTGGAAAGTGTTATATGCACTAATATATACCAAGAAAAGACACAAAATACTGGATCTGGTGTATAATACCTTTTAAACTcactgaggccttgagttaatctcatagattttccaaTTCCTGGACATCTCTTGCATTGCATAGACAACAACAATACTTTGTCTGCCTTCCTAAAAAAATGGTTATATAAGGCACACCAAATGGAATTATGTGTAAGAAATTGCTTCAAGGATGCTGCAGTGTTTTGTGATAGGAAAAGGATGGATTATCACAAGTCTTACAAGCAAAGGGGTAAATTCACAATGTAGCAGAAATCTTTCccatataaatattataaattgaTATTCATTCCTTCCCAATCTTCTCCATCATGATAACAGGACAGCTTTGTCTTATAGTGACCTAGCACAAAACCTTGGGATGATACATTTTCTTCTGCTGCTCTCACAGCCAACCCAATACGAAAATACTTTATTCCTAACCCCAAAAATCTGTCTAGAATTCAACCTCCTTTTTTTACATTCACCAAATCTTGCTACTGTCTAACATTATGACTGCATATAGTTTGCTAGTCTCTAGCTTTTGCCTCACCTCCTGTATCCTGTTCCCTTACAAAGAAGATAGAACTGATATCAAATGTTTCTGAACCCAAACTAACAAGTAAGACATCTCTttgtttaaaacttttttttttacaagttttcAATTTCACACAGAAGGTCAATTTCTAAAATGCCCTATATGAACACATCCCTATACCTTTTTATCTTGTCCGCTGCTCCCCTCTTCATGTAACTCCAGATGCACAGGCCCTATACTTTTTCcagataaagaaaactaacattctTTCTTCAGTTTAATTAGCCCTCATCCTATCACTCAAATATCAATTCTTAGTGACTTTTAACCTGGCCATCCTATCTAAAGTTGCAATTGAGTCCTTTAATGGGACATTTCCCTATCTCTCCATTTGGTTGTTATGCTTTTCTATATCATTGACACTGCTATTTTTGTTATGGTGGATATATTGCTTATGTTTATGCTTCTCCTTTTCTGAAGAATCCCCGAATCTCCACGATTCAGGAATTTTTttgtctgattttcttttctactaTGTATTCTAAGTATCCAGAAAGAAGAGCTTtcagaaattccagaaaaattgttaaaaaaagaGTTAATGTTGGTTTATtttagttgttattgttgttgttaggtaATAGGGACCTTTGCAAAAGATATTTCTGCAGCATTAGTGCCAAGGCTAGATAATGGTGGGTTAAAGAGTGAATGAAAAGTAACCAAAGGCTTTCATTGTATTATAGGCTTGTAATCCAAGCTCGGTGGGTGATAGAAATCAGAGGATTACCATGCAAGGCTTCCATAAGCAAAATCATATGATTCtatttgaaacaaaacaaaataaaaaaagtactgagggtgtggctcaaatagtagacttAGTATTTGAGTGAgtactacaaacaaacaaacaaataaaaaccagcagctatgtaacttgagggtaggaaaGTTATGCTGGGAAgaatggggaaaaatgagagagaaggaaggaaaggatcacgttgaccaagaagcattgtactcacaaactgaattATGAAATTGGAATCCCTTTGTAAAATTACTTAATAATGACAAtagtgaataaaaagaaaaagagaaaaaaggttaatatggtaaaacaaaataatgtatttttaggggtgtgtgtgtagaATCAAGAGACTGAAAACTCCTCTTAAAAAATTCTGGAAGTGAGAAGAAAATGAGTATAGTTGTAACGGAAGGCAAAAATGCATTTGCCCCTATGCAGAGGAAAGGAGGTAAAGGCAGGTATAAACATAGGAGGTGAGTAAGAGTGGCTGCTCTGTGGGAAAGGTAACTCAATGACTGAATCAAAACAACACCATTCATGGAATTTTCTGGCCCAGATTTTGTTGTTAGACTGTGAGACATGGGGTCTGGAGTAACAGTAGTGCACTTCTCCTAGTTCATGTGAAGAAACTGTTCCCATTTTCCTAAGCAGCTTTTTCAACTTATCCTTTTCTCAATCCTCCTACCGCAATTCCAAACACGTCTGTTTCCCTCTCACAGGCAGATGGCATTGCCCCCTGtcaaaatgagaaaaggaggGCAGATGGCAGAGCTCTTTCAATTCACCTCACCTCTCATCTCACTTGCACTATCATGTATTTTACTTGCACCTCTCTCTTCTCCATGGAAATCTTTCTCACTTTTTTCTAAGTTTAAAATGAGAATCTAGGTTCATGGTCTATCCAGAAAGACTTCATTTTAttgagttttctttcatttttgaaattcCAAGACTCAGTCACCAAGttatttgtatatacttgtaaACCTACTCTTCAATACATAAAATATTCCTCCTAGTAATCACATTCCTGAAAGCcagttattttctttattcagtgAGCATGTATTTGATTTCTACTATTTGAGTGTTGGTGCTGATATTCAGAGATTCCAACATGAACAATCTCAGGAATACTGATTAGCAGAGATATAAATACTAATGGATTATAATATCACGCATTAAATATGATATGGTTTCTATAGGAAAAGTACATGAATGGGCTTCCCTTTTCATATTTTGTTAACACtagtgattgttttctttctctgtttatacCCATTTGAGTTTTATTACTGTGGTAGGGTAAATAAGAATAATATTTAGGGTACTGGAGCATCTCTAACTCAGTATACTACACAGAAGGCTCTAAGAAGACCTGAATGTGAAATGAGCTTAGGAGGTAAGAACGAGATACAGGCTGGAGGAATTGAGGGAGCAGGTGGATATGAGGCAGTAGTCAGGATAGAGTGTTTGATATGAACTGAGGTCTGGAGTGAGATGCTGTATGTGTATAGGACAACATCAGTAAGTGTTTCTAGAAAAAGGAACCCCATGGCAGAGAAAAGTAGGTGAAAGGACTGAAGTAATTGTAGGCAACAGATAATGAAGAATGTCAACAGGCCAAGTGAATGAGCTTCTTCTTGAGGTTGGAGAGGTAAATAGGAGAGCTCTGAAGTGAGTGTGAGAATCTGTGAAGGATAAATAGAGAGTGGTCAAGTTTAACATAATATCTTTAATCTCAAATTCATTTCTAGTTACTGGTTTTTCCTAAACTTCTTTTTCctccattatcatcatcatcttctttctttttttttaaaaaagagatcaTTTGTGACTCATTCATACTTAAAGATGGTGACCttatctctcctcctcctcaacaTATTTTAAATCAAACTTACAGAATTTTGTCATAGTTGGAAAAGAGAACAAATGTAAGATGGAGTGAATGTCTGCAGAAGAGGAAAGTGAAATAGAGGGAGATAATGGCATTTGACCTACTAGTTCACTTGGCCTGAGATTGAACTGCATATTGAGAAGCCACAGCACCGCTCTTCAATTATCTAAGATAATTGAGATCCATATTTACTTAATCAAaagttttataatatataaaataaaagtgaaaaaataataatatatacttCAAAGTTTGGTTTTAATAGAAATAAATGTATTGCAAATAATTTCCCAATCTTATGATTTAGCAGTATGATCAAATTAACTGTCACGATTATAatgcctttctgtctttttttattcCAGCTTCTATTTGTTACAGTtaagttttttaaattgatataaaAATTACATCGATTCTGAAGCAATCTGAGTGTAGAATTTATCTAGATTATCTCCAACCCTGAATAGTTGTGTTGTGTCTTACAGACTTAATCACAACAATATTTGGGCAACTTTCCTTTGGAGGAGAGTGAGTATATGGATAAAAGGATACATCACTGTGGTGATAGAGTGCCCAAAGTGTATTAATGTCAATATCGTGTTTATGATATCATACTATAGTTTTACAAGATATTACTATTGGTAACTAACAAAAAAccgaaaacagaaacaaaaatatagtaacaaaaacaaatctaTTTCCCAATGGTAAGACACTTAAGTTCAAAGTCCAGTATTGcctaaaaagggaagaaagaacaaacagaAAGTTCAATTGAAATACATTATTAAGATTCTGCTATCAGAGTCACCCCGCTTGTCAGCCTGAGGAGGAGTCCCTCGCCCTCTGCAGCCTCCTTCAAAGAAGTCACCGGTACCACCACCTCGCAGTTACCACCATACCAAAGAATAAAGGTAAAGGAGGTAAAAACAGACGCAGAGGTAAGAACGACAATGAATCTGAGAAAAGAGAGTTGGTGTTCAAGGAAGACGGACAAGAATATGCTCAAGTGATCAAAATGTTGGGAAACGGGCGATTAGAAGCAATGTGTTTTGATGGTGTAAAGAGGTTTTGTCATATTAGGGGGAAATTGAGAAAAAAGGTTTGGATAAATACCTCAGACATCATATTGGTTGGCCTCCGTGATTATCAGGATAACAAAGCTGATGTAATTTTGAAATACAACGCAGATGAAGCCAGAAGTCTGAAGGCATATGGCGAGCTTCCAGAACATGCTAAAATCAATGAAACTGATACCTTTGGGCCCGGGGATGATGATGAAATTCACTTCGATGACATTGGGGACGATGATGAAAACACTGATGATATCTAGTGCAATTCAGCATCTTACATTCCAGTTTTTCAGATTGTCCAGCAGTATGAAATCTGGCAGCAACTCTTAAAGAAGATTCAAAACTTAATAGCATGACTGTAATTCGTTAAGGCAGACAGCCTTATTACTAAGgttgtttctttaaaaactgtTGACATTATGTTGAGAccacatttaatttaaaagttaaaaaaagcaTTACTGCTTTTGCTACTTTGATCACATCTAGTAAGTAAATTGATGTCTTGAATAAACAATTTGCTTGCctcctaaaaaaagaaagattctgcTATGTGCTAGGAATTATTATAGATGTCAAAAAATATCTCCACAGAAGTATCCAGAACTTAAAGTAGTGATGGCTAATTTTATTCAGAACTATTGCATAGTACTTCACTATGGAATTAAGCTTTATTCTACATTCAGTAGGAACAAGTGAGGATATGAATCTAAGAAGCAGGAGGAGTAGTAGTTGAAGACACATGAAGTCTTGGACACATACTAGCTACACACACAACATCTTTGAGAATCCTGGTTAAATGCCCAAATAGAACTCATACTGAATGCAGACCAGGGTAATCAGATGCTATGGTGGGGAGTGGGAATCTTCAAAAGGATAATTCAGGGTTATTAGGTATCAAAATGTTGAG is a window from the Perognathus longimembris pacificus isolate PPM17 chromosome 5, ASM2315922v1, whole genome shotgun sequence genome containing:
- the LOC125351043 gene encoding eukaryotic translation initiation factor 1A, X-chromosomal-like, whose translation is MSTGQVNELLLEVGESHPACQPEEESLALCSLLQRSHRYHHLAVTTIPKNKGKGGKNRRRGKNDNESEKRELVFKEDGQEYAQVIKMLGNGRLEAMCFDGVKRFCHIRGKLRKKVWINTSDIILVGLRDYQDNKADVILKYNADEARSLKAYGELPEHAKINETDTFGPGDDDEIHFDDIGDDDENTDDI